CAAAGTCCGTTTTTGACctttggctgtttctgcttatgtggcctcatacaccacaagcttttttagagacatcaccccAAGCTGGGCAATTCTGCTGAGGAGAACAGAACAGCTACAACACCAGGGGATAGAGTTCCTGCTGTTGTGGTTGGggctcatttcattcattcagcAGCTGCAAGTCTTTTTTTTGCCTGCTCTCACCCATAGATTGATTGCTTGTGaagtgcatttgaatatgtaaaaagaaaatgtgcTATATGAACCTGAATTCATTGCCATTCAAATTCTTGGTCGAATGGAAAGTGCCCATTGTACCTGATAAtctggtgttatatcaagatcacgcCTCTTAAGCTGATCATAATATTCATTCTCAACACAAATCTGACTGACATTTAATTGAATTGTGAGGAGAAATGACATACTACTCACTCCTGGGAGTTGGTAATAATAGCAGAGCTCCGCGTGCGCATTAATAatttggtaagaaaatatgatTACTCATCTGTGCGaggaaatttggttttggtcaccgttcTAGCCTACGTGTAGCAGTACCCTTCCCCCGAAGGGTTCCCTCCTCCCGTATTTCTTTCGGGGGTAGGGTATGGCTACACGTAGCCGTACGAgtacgggctcaagtttagagaaTCAATACTTGTAAATACAGTGTacgtctttgatattggacatccatttggtaaattgacacctgtcaaaaagaATCTGCTAACctgtatcacgtgactatatcgcaggctcaaggctAGAGCTCATTgaagtcagctgttttttaagttgaccactgaccaggtaatGGGTTTTCCATGAGAGTTATTACATGAGAGTTGGAGATCACCGCAGTTAAGCAGCAACTGAACCCTTTGACTGCTAgtagtgagacttaatagattttactccgtcAAATGCCAGACGACTTCACTTGTCAATGGAGGGCTGCTCAGAAGTCAATGGATTGACAACCTCTTCATcaactcaaaaactatgtttccTTTAGTTGcaaaaaaagcctgaaaaaatccacTTTAAGTGGTTTTGTATGCAAATTAATGGATGGGTTAAAGGAAATAAACCCCTTCAGGCAGCTGCTATGTCAGCTGATCATGTTAGTGGCTGAGAGATCGTCTGAAAAATGAATACTTGGCTGAGAAGTAAGGCTTGGAGGGCAACATACCAGAAaggatttgtttcttttttgactGAGATAATCAGAGGACAAAATCCATATTGATGCAGACGGGGTTACTGTGCGAGATCCATCATGCGATTTCCACAATATGTAAAGTACCCAATAAAATCGCAGAAAAattggcttaactgcagaataccctgccacttctGACCACTATTGTTAGCATTTAGCGGCGTTCTTTGAAGAATGACTCGGAATACAATAGATATTATTATTCAATgacatgcaaataagtggcagggtattctgcagttactccgaAAAATTAATGGATGAGTTATAATGTTTATTAAGTGCCTAGTCTCATTGCTGACGCTACATGTATCTTATAAGGACCCTAGTATGGAGGAATGatttaacatacatgtattcaatGTCTTGTTAACATTCTTCTCGTTACTGACCGCTTTAATCTACACACAAACCAAGAGAATGAAATTATTTCCGTTCGTTGTTTTTAGAGCAAGAAGCTTCCAGGGATATCGATGATCCATCATGAGAAGTCGAAGTCATCCCTCAAGTCATTGTATTCCATCACATGCTTCCTAATCTTCGACATGTCCGTCCATGTGACAAAATCTTCCATATTCTTTGTGACTAGAAAAGCTGGATCTGTAATAACTTCAGGGCCAACTCTCACATGTCCTTGTTCAATATATTTCACCGCATCTTTGATGGCCTGTGCCATACGCAAAGCAACCATAACTACCCCCAAACGACGGCGGCAAAACGCAGATGCACTCAATTTTTCACATAAAGACAAATTCTTCTTCGACGTGATGAGACCAAGTGAGTACAGTTTTTCCAACAATTGCTCGGTGGCTTCCACTCGAAACGGATCTTTTGGATCAAGCTGTTTGATTTTGTTGGCGAGGGAAGTCACCAATCCGCAAATTCGGTTATACTTCGTGTAGTCTTCCCTCTTCTGAATGTGGTACTTTCGCAATATTTTGACTTCGCGAATGTTATTCTCGCTTTTCCACGATATAAAGTCAACTTTTTTGAGAAGTTTCTTCTCGTGGAATTTAAGTTTACGAACCATTTTTGATCAGATCTTCCACAACACGAGGTAATATCAGCCCCAGTCtcttttctttgttggaaatcgtCGTTTGCGTCATGTACGCTCACGTTTGTCTACACCAAAGCATGTTGTATCTTGTAGGTCTTGGACTGGGAGATGCGAAAGATATCACTGTAAAAGGACTTGAAATCATTAAGAATGCGGATTACGTCTTTCTGGAAGCATATACATCAATCCTTTGTGTTGAACAACAAGTATTGGTGGGCGTAACTAAAATAATTTGTTAATCACTTAGTAATCAATACTCCAAAAAAACAGTATTGTAGCACACAAAAAAAGTCTGGGAAGAATCCTTCAGGAACTGACCATTTTCGacttctcacggctggactggatctagcatgaaatggaggctaatgcaggcagATCTTTTCAcgcacaaattaatttgcccgcattagcctccattacatgctagatccagtccagctgtgagaattcgaaaatggtctatggTGCCAAGTGGGGTGTGTCTGTGTGTGCGTGCGTGGTTGTCGGGGAGAGGGGAAGGAAGGACTGGAACTTCATCTTGGTTACTTTCATGAAGTTGGGGTGGGAAATTAAAGCATGCTAACATTTTGATCAGATGCAATTAAAAATCCCcagcagaagctcatgaccttgatcGGGAAGTGTTTGACTCtcgttcagagctggggtttttttttagtttaaaattttccttatttggatgtaacgtagcttgtgcattttcccgtgcgtgcagcttcgatcgtatttttgtccatatttgggcataaaattgatgtcctaaaatccccagctttgtccCAAggaagagttgcaagttacacactTCAAGGTCATGGGCTTCTGTCGTCAGCCAAGAGCAATTTGGAGTTTTTGCTTCTGTTACAATGTCAAGCCACTTCCAGTGGTTCCATTTTAGCACCTGACCAACACCCGATGAAAAGCATTGGCTACTTCACTCAGGGAAGTCGGCTACTTTTTTCCCAACATTGAAggaattaaagacagattctttgAAACCAAAGATTGAAATTCATTGTGATGATGACAACAGTCGGTTACTCTGCTCAAACCAATATAGAGGGAAATGGTTATAAAAtgcgacaaatttctttgttgtaggttttcgttctcttttttggccttgaccgtgcacaaaacacaatactTGTTTTCTTTATACTGAGGAACTAAGCAATAGAAACGTGTTTATTACgcaattcatgcatagtgtatgagtgcaaatcaaaaaattgtgcacggtcgtggactttccaacctaaatcttgctATCTTTGTTTGCCCCTTTAATGTTTGTCAAGCTTCCAAACCATTTCCCTCTATGAACTATGGCTCAAACCAACCACTATcttcaaattttacaaaaacaacTGTATTTCTACCAAAGTGACtaacttaattaatttaacCTATTGATTCCTAGGAGTGAGACGTTATGGATTTTACTCTGCacaacgccagacgattttgcttgtcaatggggaggccgggggggggggggggggggggagggagaggAGGTGCAGTCCAGAGATGAATGGGTTGACAACTTCCTCTTCTTCCCTTAACCGATGGACTCCTAGGAGTAAGACTTAAGTAATagaatttactctgtctaatgtcagacgattttactcatcaatggggagccgttcagaagtcaatgggttaaaaatatGCAAATCTTACAAAATATCTTTTTACACCAGATGGCACATGACATTAAATGATGActaaaaaggtgttttttactGCTCTCAAAATTGAATAAACTgtggaaagaaagaaataacattGTTAtccctcccaactcaaatatgTTTTCCGACTGTAGGAGAATGTGTCATGAATGTTCCATTAGTCAAACCACATTGATTTAAATCAAAACTGGGCAACAGATGTTTTGAATGTTTATGTGATGGTATCtcacagttgtttgctcagtgatgtaccacaggaaaaaataacagattcccatttttggctattttaggatatttaaagaataccaacaaaaatcccaaatttggaagagtgagacaagtcccaatCAGGGAACTTGGTTGGGAATTCCCTGGTTGGGACTTGGCTCACTttgccaaatttgggatttttattggtattcttcaaaataccctaaaagatccaaaaatgggaatctgttattttttcctgtggacctagcctatgaataaCTGTGAGGCTGCCAGTCACCTAATATTGATACAAACCTCTCTGGTtttgtcatgtaaattgtgttgttgtaattctaattagagtggaaaggaaaggacaaggaaaagaaaggaactttatttaagtgtctagtcgttctagcgcagaagcagtaattggggacactgtaaattgaaattaacaattaacacaaatcaagtcaaattttggtttttgaagagaggtgaaactggagtacccggagaaagaCTCTCGGTGCATAATAGAGAACcaccaaactcaacccaaatatgacgccggatctgggaatcgaacccaggccacattggtgggaggcgaatgctctcaccactgcgccatccctgcacccctggttttcaattgagtgtcgcaagtaattagcaatttgctttggcttatgattacttcactcagttattggttcaaagttttcacgccactttttcaaccaatcagaagtaaaaccaaaaccaaacgtggctcgtgcgtgcacattttcctgtgcttcatatcggctacgtgtaaatacatagagttttgattggccaaagtaaattattactttggttttggttttacaacactcgattgaaacttgttttatcagactacattaacattagtcAAGAATAGGAAAAAGGTTTGTATCGAAACAGGGTCACGAGCAGCCTTGCTTCTATTCTtcggccaggtaacttagctacaactctAAAATGGTCTACTAAAATAATACTAATTGCAAAACCTGTTTACCAAAAGGGAATTAGAAGCGCTTGCATGTCAGATTGAATCATTGTTGTCTTCTCCTTTAGGAGGAATTTTATGGTCGTCAAATACAGTTAGCTGACAGGGAAACAGTGGAACAAAATTCAGGTACATGAAGTTAATCTTAGTCTACTTTCACCTGGATGATCTTACTGTCAAACCCAAATCTGCCAATAATCTCTTGAAAACATAAACGTTTATAATTTAACCCGTTGACTCCTAAGGGCTGTAGTGGTACCCAGagagtttactctgtctaaccccCTTAGTTTTTGCTAGTCAGAGGGTACCCCTTCAGGGGAGGCGGGTCtgaaacacaggtcacattccacaggtcaagactaaAAGTCTGCTCCAGTGatgaacaactaagccaaacgtttcccttagacctgaaacaacatttttggaGAGTTAAATTTGGCTAGGAGACACTTTTCCTGTAACACAGTGACATGTATACTAAACTATGGAATGCGACAGGTCTGTGTTTTAGACCCTGCCGCTTTAGGGGTGATATTAGCCTTGGCCCTCAGGATTATCAGCATTGATATATGAGGTGACAGCTTTTGAGAAGAGAGTCACAATCCTTGTCAATTGGCAGGGATGCAGGTCATGATCTGATTAGGCCCTAAGATTGCATATTGTCTATCAATTTGGTTATCTTTTCCCACATTTTAAGGCATGCTGAAGAATTCAAAGAGGTCATCTAGAAATCACTTTCCTAAGTGGTGTCTGGTTTAGTCTTGTGTTGTTTTGAGGTTACATAGATCTACTGCCCTCACTTTGAaacaatgtatttttttaaattttgtccctTGAAGTGAGGTGAAAGAAGCATGTTGGCATTTATAACCAAAGGATATTTTGCCACACTCCAAGAACCATTCACACAAAAACATGGAGCCTGATTAATATTTAGAGATTCTACTAACAGCTGAGGTCTTACAAGCCTACATGGTATACTGTGAGAATATTTCATACAGTCAGGTAAATTCATTCTTGTGGCTGCACATGAATTAGGCTAAGAATTATAAAATGTTTATGTGTACcacaaaataatttatcattttCGTTCTTGCTCAGATGTCATACTGGAGCATGCAAAAGACAAAGATGTTGCATTCCTAGTTGTAGGGGATCCATTTGGGTGAGTACCAGTTGTTTATAACCTAattaagctaatcctggattattTGGAAACTCGAATTCCAGTTTTCTATCTATTGCATGTCAGAGTCATGCACAGGAGTGGGTGTGCAGCTTGAACTGAGAGCCAGAGTGTTTAATGCTGTCCAATTAATGTACTAAACTACAGTAAGTACAATAGAAGATTATGAACTCCACTCAcgcaaaaaaaaagattttgcaGCTACCTGATATGAAAACCCAAAAAATTCCAATGGGAAAATGGGAACGTAATTTCCCAACCAAATGCATGAGCACCAACTTCTGGCGGTGAGAGTTGATTACAAGATAAACAttaggccccagttgttcaaacaatggatagcactatctGCCGGATAAATCCCTATCCAGTGATTAGCAAAACCAATgtgcactatccaatggatagtagTTTATTctgtggatagcgttatccaccttttgaacaactggcgccAGAACCTTAATAAAcagaaaagcattttttttgaGTTGAATACGTTACAACAGCCTTACTTTACAGTGTATATATGCTACAATCAATAAGACTACATGCCCAGTGGgcaaacaataattaatttaaattatttacattcTATGTCACTGACGAATCCAGTTGAAGCCACCTGATgggagacaataataataataattattattattattgcttaaattgtcgagATAAGTTCAACTGGATCACTTCTCTATTTCATCTTTTCCTTGTTGTCGCTAAATTGTAAATATGGTCGCTGGTTTGACTGTAAGCTCCTTATGCATGTATTGTTCACATAGATGTTCATGCAATTTTGCAACGCTTTCATTTAACACTTTCCTTAGGGCTACGACTCACAGTGATCTTGTGTTACGTGCACACCAGTTAAACATCCGATACCAAGTTATCCACAACGCTTCCATAATGAATGCTGTAGGATGCTGTGGGCTACAGGTAGAGATGAATCACAGTTTCTGCAGTTGATAATCCCAGTGACAGAATTTTTGTTCTTACTAAGAAAATTATGCATTGATGATGGTTCTAATACTGAAGAGAGGGAAGGTCAGGCAGGCATTTAGTaaagaaattaattacttcTGTTATAACAATAATACATTATTTGTGCTATATAAAATGCTTGTTATTATCGTAAGGGGTTATTGATCTAAAAGTTAGTTAGTGTATGGCTTTTGGAGTAAGAGGTCGCCAGTTCGAACTTTGGTGACTTAAACATTTGTTTCGACttggagcactgacagaggccAGTGGGTTAAGGGCGCACTGTCGTCTCCATTGATACTAGACTCTGAGTTTATGGAACTTTcaacgttaaataaagtgactttacctttagtAAATGCGTCTGTAACTTCAATTTGCAGTTATATAATTTTGGTGAGACAGTATCCATAGTACTTTGGACAGACAGTTGGAAACCAGACAGCTTTTATGATAAAATTGCATCAAACAGAAAACAAGGCCTTCACACTCTCTGCTTGTTGGGTAAAAACAAATTGTCATCAGattgtttgtgttttgtttgatgcTATGGTTTTCATTAAGATGATATCACTTCTTTGTAGACATCAAAGTCAAGGAGCAATCTGTGGAAAATATGATGCGGTAAGCAATCCACCTAGTGTATGTTTTCACCTTTAGTAGGTTAATATATATGCATACAGTTGCACAATCATCTTTCTGGACTTGTGGAGATCCGATTTGGGGATTAATGAGCTAGAGTGGTTTTTCAAAGGGCCCTTCAAACATAAAGTGGGGattcattcattttttgttGAATTATCCGACGGGAAGAGCTGATTCTTTGCAAATTTGTGACCTTTGTAGGATCAGCAGGATGAGTGATGGTAGATAGTTGAgggaaaaagaaacttggaatTACGCAAATGAAAGCTTGAACCAAGCAATTGTAGTTAATGGTACATAATCAACTGGAGGGCCCAGCTTAaggaatttgttttcaaatttggccCAACCACGTTGCTTTAGGAAAGATTACTGTCTACAtctatctttattatccttaaaGCCATAGGTATCACAAGGATGTGGATACTGTAGATACGGAGATTACCTTCCCTAggcttagagcgagtttcaatcgagtgttataaaacaaaaaccaaagtaattactttggccaatcaaaaaggacggagacaatccagtaaaccaatcaaaactcgaagtaaacAAACgtaaatgaaggggtagtttctaaagaaactgtggtgtggtcggtatacaaaaatttggttttatcaacggagttgataatgtaaattggccaccgtacagagattgtaaaagctgacgtttagagcgttagcccttcgtcagagcgaatcgagggattatgggttacgtttaatttttatagtagagtaggagctacgctattggtggtaacatgacaacgtgaaaaatagaaatatattagttaaatgaaaagcgttcgttaataccgtgaggattaagggtgccgatttgaaagatgaaatttttttccagattctggaacaggatggcacagtcggttagtgcgcggctcttgagttcgattcccggatatcgcatccttgtttcgacttctttcctttccgtgt
This portion of the Montipora capricornis isolate CH-2021 chromosome 11, ASM3666992v2, whole genome shotgun sequence genome encodes:
- the LOC138024005 gene encoding U3 small nucleolar ribonucleoprotein protein IMP3-like codes for the protein MVRKLKFHEKKLLKKVDFISWKSENNIREVKILRKYHIQKREDYTKYNRICGLVTSLANKIKQLDPKDPFRVEATEQLLEKLYSLGLITSKKNLSLCEKLSASAFCRRRLGVVMVALRMAQAIKDAVKYIEQGHVRVGPEVITDPAFLVTKNMEDFVTWTDMSKIRKHVMEYNDLRDDFDFS
- the LOC138024004 gene encoding diphthine methyl ester synthase-like isoform X2; protein product: MYAHVCLHQSMLYLVGLGLGDAKDITVKGLEIIKNADYVFLEAYTSILCVEQQVLEEFYGRQIQLADRETVEQNSDVILEHAKDKDVAFLVVGDPFGATTHSDLVLRAHQLNIRYQVIHNASIMNAVGCCGLQLYNFGETVSIVLWTDSWKPDSFYDKIASNRKQGLHTLCLLDIKVKEQSVENMMRGKKVYEPPRYMSVNEAVKQLLDVIKTRDLKGESPEEAQGIAATWPPVCVASSE
- the LOC138024004 gene encoding diphthine methyl ester synthase-like isoform X1; amino-acid sequence: MYAHVCLHQSMLYLVGLGLGDAKDITVKGLEIIKNADYVFLEAYTSILCVEQQVLEEFYGRQIQLADRETVEQNSDVILEHAKDKDVAFLVVGDPFGATTHSDLVLRAHQLNIRYQVIHNASIMNAVGCCGLQLYNFGETVSIVLWTDSWKPDSFYDKIASNRKQGLHTLCLLDIKVKEQSVENMMRGKKVYEPPRYMSVNEAVKQLLDVIKTRDLKGESPAYTDSTIAVGLARVGSANQQIVCGSMKELLSCDLGPPLHSLVIPGHLHFIEKDMLKLFALNPSILEES